One Glutamicibacter halophytocola DNA segment encodes these proteins:
- a CDS encoding DNA-formamidopyrimidine glycosylase family protein yields MPEGDSVYRATARLHQALAGQTLLSSDFRVPALATTDLTDYSVHEVVPAGKHLLMRLRPPAAGSSGFAAKPLTLHSHLLMEGRWDLYADNERWKKPAHTARVVLKTPAVTAVGFDIAQVRLVPTEQENDLIGHLGPDLLGADWDPELAADNLRRNPRQGIGQALLDQRIMAGVGNVYRCEILFLRRLHPLVEVGQIADLLAVVNLAHRLLTINKDRPRRVTTGQERTREPLWVYGRAGKPCLRCGGPIAMLKIPSTPEGAERDCYWCPHCQPAV; encoded by the coding sequence ATGCCCGAAGGGGATTCCGTCTATCGTGCCACTGCCCGGCTTCATCAGGCGCTGGCAGGGCAAACACTGTTGTCCTCGGACTTTCGAGTTCCAGCCTTGGCGACAACAGATCTCACGGATTATTCAGTGCATGAAGTAGTTCCGGCCGGCAAGCATCTGCTGATGCGATTGCGTCCCCCTGCTGCTGGGTCCTCCGGGTTCGCCGCTAAGCCGCTGACCTTGCATTCGCATTTGCTCATGGAAGGCCGTTGGGATCTGTATGCGGACAACGAACGCTGGAAGAAACCGGCTCACACCGCACGCGTAGTGCTCAAGACCCCTGCGGTGACGGCCGTGGGCTTCGATATTGCGCAGGTGCGTTTGGTGCCCACCGAGCAGGAAAACGACCTCATCGGCCATTTGGGCCCTGATCTGCTGGGTGCGGATTGGGACCCGGAGCTTGCCGCAGACAACCTGCGCCGCAATCCGCGCCAAGGCATCGGCCAAGCATTATTGGATCAACGGATCATGGCCGGCGTGGGGAATGTGTACCGTTGCGAGATCCTGTTCCTCCGCCGTTTGCATCCGCTGGTTGAAGTCGGGCAGATCGCTGATCTGCTGGCAGTGGTGAATCTGGCTCATCGGCTTCTGACAATTAATAAGGACCGGCCACGGCGCGTCACCACCGGCCAAGAACGAACCCGGGAACCTCTCTGGGTTTATGGGCGTGCCGGAAAACCTTGCCTCCGCTGCGGCGGCCCCATCGCCATGCTCAAGATTCCTTCCACCCCAGAAGGCGCCGAGCGGGATTGCTATTGGTGCCCGCATTGCCAGCCGGCGGTCTGA